AGTGTCCCTTTAATATCacgcaaaaattgataaaaatttgagaattaaaattaaatatcttttttctaaTTGATAGAATTTTACTAAACCTTTGGATggcaaattgaaaataatgtgaatatataaacatcacattCGACAGAATAACGTGCATGGTAAAGGGTTTCAGTAACCCCTTAGAGATTATGATTTAGTTTAAATATTAGTGGGATTGCTTCTTCCCCTTATGAACACATTTGTGAGAAGTTAAGCTGCTATGTTGAGTAAATAaccttccacagatatcacaagaatatggtgtctctcctgtatgaatacgtttatgggtCATTAGGTTACTACTGGTAGAGAAAGATTTATTACAgacatcacaagaatatggtgtctctcctgtatgaatacgtttatgtttatctaagttgccactttgagagaatgatttaccacagatttcacagtgaaatagtgtctctcctgtatgaatacgtttgtgtaaagtcaaataaatattttgagagaataatttaccacagatatcacaagaatatggtgtttctcctgtatgaatacgtctgtgtccaGTTAAGTTAGAACTCacggtgaatgatttaccacagatatcacaaggatatggtgactctcctgtatgaatacgtttatgataagTTAGAGCACTTTTACCAggaaataatttaccacagatattacaggaatatggcttcttccctgtatgaatacgcttgtgattaGTTAAAGCacttctttgagagaatgatttaccacagatgtcacattgaaatggcttctctcctgtatgacaaTGCTGGTGATTACTTAAAACACTTTGGTCAGAGAATCTTGTACCACAGACACTACAATGATATGGtgactctcctgtatgaatacgtttatgttgagTTAGAGCACTtttatcagaaaatgatttaccacagatattacaggaatatggcttctctcctgtatgaatacgtttatgtttagctaagttgccactttgagagaatgatttaccacagatatcacagtgaaatggcttctctcctgtatgaatacgtttgtgactattTAAGTTACATTTACTTGAGAAAGACTTTTTACACACATCACAGTCATGTGAcaatttttgtctctcttttttgctAACTTCTGGTAAAATCTGTTCcttcactttctcactcttttccattatttttccttcAACTTCACAATAtaccttctttttttattctttttgcttctatagtcttttgtttacaaatatttcaactgtTGTATTTCTGGCCACTGTTACCTTTGTCACAAAACAACTAAATTTATCCACATTCAATCTGCAAACAGGCTCATCTTGTAGACACTCCAGCCAGTGATGTCCAGAAGGTTTGCTAATAACAcatttcagagtaaatatatcagaggaattccaccacagatttatagaaacaatcttatatatctgttctgtacaatatttccattttggtctttaaaaagctgataaataatgagaatgtatcttcagttatgccaatgtcatctgatattctgaaataataaagaaacaacagtgtaagatatagaggctacttaaaaaaatacagattcaacatttccatgaagataaactttagaaataaacatttaactgaacaacagaactttctaatttattaatatttatatcagcttagcacttattctatcagccacttttgccaaaccacaggtttatggggacataaacacaccaacactgtttgtcaagtgttgaaggggtgggaggacaacacccacacccacacatatatatatattgggcttccttcagtttccatctcccaaatccattcacaaagccagAGGATATTGTAGAAAATGCATGTCTGTGACTAGTTACCTAACAGCTcacaatttcttctctttaactccATATAGGGAAAAAATTATTGGAAATAGTCATTACTCACTTTGCCCCATGAGGAGATTTCACGAATGATTACAAAAAGTTTATCAGCCAAGCAAATGGCCTTCCCTGAATGCATTGAAAACATTATAACAGAATCACTATTTCAGGAAATTATCATTGTTCTCTTTGAGTGTGTAGAAAGAGAAATTTGGCAGAGGCAAGAAAAGGTGAAATTGTCTCTTCAAATtatccagaattacatttgaaaacaaaGACTCAAACACATCAATATCTATCCTTCGACATCTtaaagatcagaaatgcaaaaAGCTATTCAAGTATCGAATTCAAATGAAAGAGAATCAGAGAAAAATTGCAAATGATGTGAAATTAATGAATATCGAATAAATGGGggtaaaaaaatcaatataaaatatcaTCAACAGTTTCTTCAAGATCTCttcgtggttagggcagcggacacgcggtcgtaggattgcggtttcgattcccagaccgggcgttgtgagtgtttattgagcgaaaacacctaaaagctccacgaggccccggcaggggatggtggtgatccctgctgtactctttcaccacaactttctctcactcttacttcctgtttctgttgtacctgtatttcaaagggccggccttgtcactctgtgtcacgctgaatgtccccgagaactacgttaagggtacacgtgtttgtggagtgctcatcgtcgtaaccgacggagtgcttccatccactaacAAGAGATTATTGAAagtagtcattactcattttgccccatctTAGTCATGATTTTTGATAATTGAAAATTACCAAATTAGACACTAAACGGGGGGTAAAAATTGATCTGGAATCTAAGAGGGAGAAGAATATTGATGGTTAAACACCGAACATCATCCAGATAATTTATTAGTAACCTCGATTATTATCGGATTGAGAGTTGAGGGAAAATTTCTTGATAATAAAAAGGACCTGCAACTCCAACAACTATAAGGACAAATTCCCAgtcctaaatatatatttctttactcaccacaaggggctagacactgaggggacaaacaaggccagaaaaacggattaagtcgattatatcgaccccgaaaggatgaaaggcaaagtcgaccccggcggaatttgaactcagaacgtaacggcagacgaaatatctatttttttactgcccacaaggggctaaacacagagggaagaaacaaggacagacataggtattaagtcgattacatcgaccccagtgcgtaactggtactttatttatcgaccccgccggaatttaaactcagaacgtaacggcagacgaaatacgtccacgcatttcgcccggggtgttaacccttctgccagctcgccgccatcccCAGTCCTAAAATATAATGTAGCAATACTCACAAAAATCATAAATCCAAACAAATTAGGAGAAACGGGAaaatactcattttgccccgcttactAATTATGTCCCTTACCTTATATCAAGAAACAAGGGttcgataaattataataaagcattGGATTCTCAACATTTCTGTGGTTGGAgtttattttaagaacatttctccacctaaaacacacaacaaacaaacttaaAGAAGAAACGATGGAGCGTGTAGGAGGCTGccgccatagctagaaatagcagccaaatgtggaACAGATCAAAGGACATCTGAGACaccaaagtattaaaagattaaatgttttcgttgtttaatacttacggaaatgtctttataaaggatgttgttgttgttgttagatgtGCGTCAGGTGGTTGAGAAATCTATTACAAATGTGTTTGGGAGTGAATTGAGAGAAATTCTGGCACCAGACATCAAATGTTTGTCGTAACGTAATGAATGGAGACGGACGTACGTTTcgtgcgcatgcgtatgaaatattggtttcaaattttgacacaacgcCAGCAATATCGGCGgaggtgttggggggggggcctAAGTCGCTTACCTGGACCCCAGTagacaactagtatttattttattgtgtccCGCCCCAGCAAAgatattaaaggcaaagtcgacctcgtcgtaatttacgcatatatacataaatatcgatGTAGGCACAACACGTGCACCCCACCGAtgtctgggtgtttttttttgggggggggggttccaaAAATGTTTTCGGATTCTGATATCATCGATATAGAATACGATTTTGGCAAACTATCGCGTTTTCGTAGAACACCTATTTACTGTATCTGTAGAAAAAACGGccgttgaagaaaatatcttacaaatatcttacaaactacagaattttctcaataaagccaagaggaaaagatgttttatgtaacacattctaccagtatacgaagtttaaaactttttagttacctagaaattatgttaaaaactgccgttcaaacagaaaagatccccaatctgtttcttaaacaagggacatattcatacggcacagaatgtttttttacctcaatagacgtgagtgattggttgaaattgccgaaatgcttgaaattaaagacgaaatatcttacaaactacacaattttctcaatgaagccaacaggaaaagatgttttatgtaacacattctaccagtatacgaagtttaaaagtttttagttacctagaaatcatgttaaaaactgccgttcaaacagaaaagatccataaactttgcctttcactttttttctgctggggttcaataaaataaataccagttgactactCGGGTCCATGAAATCGACTGACACTTGAccctccccgaaatttctggATTTCtaccaaaatctttaaaaaacaaaagaaaaaaagaagaaaaaccagtatttcatacgcatgcgcactaagCGTATTTCCGCCTAAATTCCTTCATTTTAACAAACTTTATTTTAGTCGGAATTTCTCTCAATTCACTCCCaaacacatttataatacatttctCAACCACCTGACGCACttctaacaacaacaccatccttttttaaaccatttccgtaagtattaaactatttaatttctaaatactTCGTGTCTCAGATGTCCTTTGATTCGtgcgacatttggctgctatttctagctatggaggcTACCTTCTACACTTTCCATCATTTTCCCACGTTTCTTGTGTtttcactgtggataaatgccagaaaCGGCCTCAGACTCACCGATATTTTAAATCGTAAACAGAAGCAACCAGGGGCGAAGAATAGGGTTGAAAAAAGAtcataaatgtgtttatgaagAGAAAAACTTCAAAAGATGGGAAAGTgaaacgaggagggttgtcttaggatgtgctagaaacaacagccaaatctcccttaaatcacacttttcctttgaaaatatttacaatattttatttttttgttaccgAAAAGGTTTCTCCCATCGTTTTTAAGGgcaaaaatgtttttttgttttttttttcaagtgaaaaGTGAAGAGGCTGGtggtaaatgaaattttgaaaatgcgatttttCGAAAAAAGTTTTTTCAGGatcggatcctccataaccaaaaagTGGGATTCcgtgaaaaaaaacagaaatatatatatatatatatatatatatatattaaggtatgtagaaaaatacaacatggacaagaacgtataactcatagaagacgatacaataaacatatatatatatatatatatatatatatatatatatatatataaaatacaaaatgggacaagaacgcaaaacatccaaatagacgatacaaaaaacacggacgggtcattggaagccttcttcagtcaagaaccggatcatcctcgcaatccaTTTTACCCTAActtatgacggaaaaatcggatcttgtaattttccgaaagtcccccACCCCCGGGTCGTtagcacagttttttttttttttttcattttcgttttctaCATAGttacggacaaaaccctttgtaactttgtcctctgttttgtccctttatgttttaattgatttttgttagcccttgtggccaataaacgaacgaattattattattattattattttgttgtctttgaACGACGATAATTTCCTGAAACAGTGATTCTGTTATAATGGTTTCAATGCATTTCGGGAAGGCCATTTGCTTAGCTGATGTACTTTTTGTAGGCATTTAAACAAGAGGTCTATAAGTCCCCTATTCATCAATttcacaatatcatcatcatcatcatcgtttagcatccgttttccatgctagcatgggttggacggttcaactggggtctgggaagccagaaggctgcaccaggcccagtctgatctcgcaaagtttctacggctggatgcccttcctaacgccaaccactccgtgagtgtagtgggtgctttttacgtgc
The DNA window shown above is from Octopus sinensis linkage group LG30, ASM634580v1, whole genome shotgun sequence and carries:
- the LOC115226768 gene encoding zinc finger protein 479-like, producing MEKSEKVKEQILPEVSKKERQKLSHDCDVCKKSFSSKCNLNSHKRIHTGEKPFHCDICGKSFSQSGNLAKHKRIHTGEKPYSCNICGKSFSDKSALTQHKRIHTGESPYHCSVCGTRFSDQSVLSNHQHCHTGEKPFQCDICGKSFSQRSALTNHKRIHTGKKPYSCNICGKLFPGKSALTYHKRIHTGESPYPCDICGKSFTVSSNLTGHRRIHTGETPYSCDICGKLFSQNIYLTLHKRIHTGETLFHCEICGKSFSQSGNLDKHKRIHTGETPYSCDVCNKSFSTSSNLMTHKRIHTGETPYSCDICGRLFTQHSSLTSHKCVHKGKKQSH